The Haloarcula laminariae genome includes a window with the following:
- a CDS encoding ThiF family adenylyltransferase: protein MTLQPPDPSALPISETGFYEKRDDRTNLVTNSDHYQDAPILLAIEQDKATNVSGQVMALTSAVLASRFNRNVDLAYPDIPLESLVSHPLLPERLRTRAVTEMELGDPFGEFTGVDREEIADSDTDYSCALTIGNPSVQAEKIIRIDSCGWAARITRNEQIRGFNETSPNPIGPAAAACFGIAELFKSLIGCPPEQQPGNFTFDALTLRVEPGELHTTAPAFPDDIELGTVELVGVGSIGSSLLYMLPMLPIEGTFTLTDPDVVEYSNLNRSPIFNVKDAAEERNKTLAGERFICDSVDVRTFSERYGASRAQDDVVPDIVLPEVDSDQARADIQYSRPPLMLETTTNESSVNVARHIPIVDACLLCHFPPGESSYTPACATLDNGSIPDPDEEEEGPDAALPFVSTLAGILLAGELVKTNIEEYPFSPSFVEIETFTNFSTRMPRYDKQHNDECPFCSYCDDTQYRRLIQNTKFEDLIDLIDRD, encoded by the coding sequence CCAATTTTGCTCGCGATTGAGCAAGACAAGGCGACGAATGTTTCTGGGCAAGTAATGGCTCTTACCTCTGCTGTTCTTGCGAGTCGATTCAACCGGAACGTTGATCTCGCGTATCCAGATATTCCACTAGAAAGCCTGGTTTCACACCCGTTACTCCCTGAGAGACTCCGTACGAGAGCAGTTACTGAGATGGAACTGGGTGATCCTTTTGGGGAGTTCACGGGGGTTGATCGAGAAGAGATTGCAGATAGTGACACCGACTATTCTTGTGCCCTGACCATCGGGAACCCTTCCGTTCAAGCGGAAAAAATAATACGTATTGATAGCTGTGGGTGGGCCGCACGCATCACACGAAATGAACAAATTCGAGGTTTCAATGAGACTTCACCAAATCCTATTGGCCCTGCTGCTGCCGCCTGCTTCGGCATCGCTGAACTCTTCAAGTCTCTGATTGGCTGCCCTCCCGAACAACAACCAGGGAATTTCACATTTGATGCGCTCACATTGCGGGTGGAACCGGGCGAATTGCATACCACCGCACCTGCCTTTCCAGATGATATTGAACTAGGTACCGTTGAGCTGGTTGGCGTCGGGTCAATCGGTTCCTCACTTTTGTATATGCTCCCTATGCTCCCTATTGAGGGCACATTCACGCTCACTGATCCAGATGTTGTTGAATACTCGAACCTCAATCGATCACCGATTTTCAATGTGAAAGATGCTGCTGAGGAACGGAATAAAACTCTCGCTGGGGAACGTTTCATATGCGACAGTGTTGACGTTCGAACCTTTTCAGAGCGGTATGGCGCGTCTAGGGCACAGGATGATGTTGTCCCGGATATCGTTCTCCCAGAAGTTGATAGCGATCAGGCGAGGGCGGATATACAATACAGTCGGCCCCCGCTAATGCTCGAAACCACAACAAACGAATCCTCCGTAAACGTGGCACGGCACATTCCGATCGTGGATGCCTGTCTCCTGTGCCACTTTCCCCCCGGCGAAAGTTCATATACTCCTGCCTGCGCTACCCTGGATAACGGTTCAATTCCAGATCCGGATGAGGAGGAAGAAGGCCCAGATGCGGCTCTCCCCTTTGTGTCCACCTTGGCTGGAATTTTGCTTGCCGGCGAGCTAGTAAAAACGAATATTGAAGAATATCCATTTTCCCCCTCGTTTGTTGAAATTGAAACATTCACTAACTTCTCTACCCGTATGCCTCGATATGACAAACAGCATAATGATGAGTGTCCATTCTGTTCATACTGTGACGATACTCAATATCGCCGATTGATTCAAAACACCAAATTTGAGGATTTGATAGATCTTATTGACCGAGACTGA
- a CDS encoding DUF7568 family protein, which yields MSRITNWKRESRTPTLAYRNTETGARAVLHRAPDSYRYKWRGAILVDGYPVWSRGYETKDAKSFRDELRERPAPELSCPECPNSDVAIGGKTADGAKVQRWFECRSCGYESPSQLVYGAER from the coding sequence ATGTCCCGGATCACAAATTGGAAGCGCGAGAGCCGCACGCCCACACTCGCATACCGGAATACCGAGACCGGCGCTCGGGCGGTCTTACACCGAGCACCGGATTCATACCGCTACAAGTGGCGTGGCGCAATCCTCGTCGACGGCTACCCGGTGTGGTCGCGGGGGTACGAGACGAAGGACGCGAAATCGTTCCGTGACGAGCTCCGGGAACGGCCAGCGCCCGAACTGAGTTGTCCCGAGTGTCCGAACAGCGATGTGGCAATCGGCGGAAAAACGGCTGACGGCGCGAAGGTTCAGCGTTGGTTCGAGTGTCGGAGCTGTGGGTATGAATCCCCGTCACAGCTTGTCTATGGCGCTGAGCGCTAA
- a CDS encoding DUF6735 family protein produces MGHRALVAYERTDGQYTLHYSHWGAANLKLKHRISAETPFGGDDTDSKWAKQLLAELADGLEADAVDGYLAGEDRPSTVVEPKPRATGLTLDEIVADHLDYLHHEAFFVVSPTFEVTAYRTLWFGLQYDSETIDHGETVGNGALATVRWHDGEPVGDGHLKGQFRALKDVIGDMVDKGVFTQSTARQYLKQKLGEWIGKRQELRIPSGEAPSPDATLSRS; encoded by the coding sequence ATGGGCCACCGCGCACTCGTTGCGTACGAACGAACTGACGGACAGTACACGCTCCACTACTCTCATTGGGGCGCAGCCAACCTGAAGCTCAAGCACCGAATCTCGGCTGAAACCCCGTTCGGTGGCGACGACACCGACTCCAAGTGGGCGAAACAGCTGCTGGCGGAACTGGCCGATGGCCTCGAGGCAGATGCCGTCGACGGCTACCTCGCCGGCGAAGACCGCCCGTCGACGGTCGTCGAGCCGAAGCCCCGCGCCACCGGGCTTACCCTCGACGAGATCGTCGCGGACCATCTCGACTATCTCCACCACGAGGCGTTCTTCGTGGTGTCACCCACCTTCGAGGTGACCGCCTACCGGACGCTGTGGTTCGGCCTGCAGTACGACTCGGAGACAATCGACCACGGCGAGACGGTCGGGAACGGCGCGCTCGCGACCGTTCGGTGGCACGACGGCGAGCCGGTCGGCGACGGACATCTGAAGGGGCAGTTCCGGGCACTGAAAGACGTCATTGGCGATATGGTCGACAAGGGTGTGTTCACCCAGTCGACGGCTCGCCAGTACCTCAAGCAGAAGCTCGGCGAGTGGATCGGGAAGCGCCAAGAGTTGCGCATCCCGAGCGGTGAAGCACCGTCTCCGGACGCGACACTCAGCCGCTCGTAG
- a CDS encoding ArsR/SmtB family transcription factor: MSLLPSTGDVTGEQEGEIQVLGVGDDGSADVFEALSSDTSRRILTAIYDEPAPPSVLADRLDMSLQNVSYHLDNLEDVGVIQVAGTRYSEKGKEMNVYAPADDPVVMFVGTEERKTGFRDLLKRLVGATGLLFVISTLLFAFQAFGQPGGASDDLTLLELLSFPGLEFLLGGLFVLGLVVLLWVWNR, translated from the coding sequence ATGTCTTTACTGCCCTCCACCGGTGACGTGACGGGCGAGCAAGAAGGCGAGATACAGGTTCTCGGTGTTGGCGACGATGGTTCAGCGGACGTGTTTGAGGCTCTTTCATCGGATACGTCCCGGCGTATCCTGACTGCGATTTATGATGAGCCGGCTCCTCCATCAGTACTTGCTGACCGACTTGATATGTCCCTTCAGAACGTCTCCTATCATCTCGATAACCTCGAAGACGTTGGCGTGATTCAGGTAGCCGGCACACGGTATTCCGAGAAAGGAAAGGAGATGAACGTGTACGCGCCCGCCGATGACCCCGTCGTCATGTTCGTAGGCACCGAAGAACGTAAGACTGGCTTCCGTGACCTTCTCAAACGGCTTGTAGGGGCTACTGGACTTCTCTTTGTCATCTCGACTCTACTGTTTGCCTTCCAAGCGTTTGGCCAGCCCGGTGGTGCAAGTGACGACCTGACGCTTCTGGAACTACTATCATTCCCCGGATTGGAATTTCTCCTCGGCGGGTTATTCGTCCTTGGACTGGTCGTCCTTCTGTGGGTCTGGAACAGATAA